The Trichomycterus rosablanca isolate fTriRos1 chromosome 13, fTriRos1.hap1, whole genome shotgun sequence sequence GAGCATTTCTACGAATTTCATACAGTAGGACACGTACCTGTAGGAGAACAGAAATAGGAAGGTCATTTCCTGCCAGCTGTAGCTGGTTGATGGTCTTCTTGGGAAGTCCGGaaagttaagagaccattacaatacaCCACCCTacttcagccataacattaaaacctatcagctccacttaccatatagaagcactttgtagttctacaattactgactgtagtccgtctgttcttcaatggtcaggaccaccacagagcaggtattatttaggtgctggatgattctcatggtgtgttagtgtgtgttgtgctggtatgagcggatcagacacagcggcgctgctggagtttttaaacgccgtgtccactcactgtccactctattagacactcctacctagtcggtccaccttgtagatgtaaagtcagagacgatcgctcatctattgctgctgtttgagtcgctcatcttctagaccttcatcagtggtcacaggacgctgcccacggggcgctgtcggctggatatttatggttggtggactattctcggtccagcagtgacggtgaggtgtttaaaaactccagcagcgctgctgagtctgatccactcataccagcacaacacacactaacacaccaccaccatgtcagtgtcactgcagtgttgagaatcatccaccacctaaataatacctgctctgtggtggtcctgatcattgaagaacagacggactacagtcagtaattgtagaactacaaagtgcttctatatggtaagtggagctgataacatggacagtgagggtagaaacgaggaggtggtcataatgttatggctgatcggtgtatatgtgtgttacaCTCACTGTATATGTAAACAGTGTGCATATGGCCATTATAAGCACATTATAGTTATGACAGTATAATGATACTATAATAAGATGATAGTAGAGTCATGTTATGATTATTTACTCACTGATCTGTCGGTTCTCCTTTAGCCAGTTTCTCAGCACAGCTGAAAGCTCCTTTATGCAGCCAGCAGTAAGTATCTACAGCCACACTCTGTCCTCTGTATTTCCCTACATGCACTGGTTCTCCTGCATCTtttataaactgtaataaacccTGAATACCCATCCTGACCTGATCTAATCTGATCCAGCTACAGGTatctatgctaagctaacctgATGAAGCTAAGCTAATCCAGTCAGAATTACCGTTAGTTCATAACAACCGTCGTTTCTCCAACACCTTTACACCAACTAcacttaaaaataacaaaaagtcACCAATTCATCTCTTAgttcattatttttttgttgtacAAAGTGTAAATAATCAGTAAGAAAAAACCTAAATGTACAAATGAGCCGAATGAACAGCAACCCCTCACTACGAGTACAGTTCGACTTTAGCGGCTAAATCGAACGTCACATAGTAACGCGAAGCTCATTGGTCGGTCAGCatcacacagccaatcagcgagcagCAAGACGCGGGAAGAAAATAAATGGGACGTCAATACGTTACAGCATTGTGTCGACTCCGAAAATTTATGAACCGATTCTGAATCCCAGCCTACATTTCGAAGGCAAACTAACTCGATTCTGTGAGTCGGTTGAGGAATCGGTTcctaaaatgcattatttgacCGCGCAATTTAGAATAGTGTTGTAGTGGAAAATGTTTAACACAGAGAAACAGTTTTATTTCAATTCCATTCCAAAATATTCCTTTAGATGTTAATGTATAGTAATAACATGAGTGATGATTATGCTTATTATGCTTTTATCAACGAGCAGCAAGACGCGGGAAGAAATTGAATGTGATATAAACGTCACACACAGAATTGTGTCGACTCCGAAGGTGCATGAACCGATTCTGAATCCCAGGCTATATTTCTAGAGAAAACTGACTCGAACCTACAAGTCGGTTGAGGAATCGATTCCTAAAATTCATTATTACAAAATTGCTGTACTAGAAACTGTTTAGTAAACAGAAGCAGTTTTATTTCAATTCCTTTCCAATAATATTTCTTTGTCAATGTCACACAGAATTGTGTCGACTCTGCAAATGCATGAACCGATTCTGAATCCCAGTCTACATTTCAATGGCAAACTGACTCAATTTTTTCGAGTCGCTTAAGGAATCAATTCCGAAAATTCATTGTTTGACGGCACAATTTATAAATTGTTTAATGCACAGAAACTGTTTTATTATAATTCCTTTccaaaatatttctttattttctttagatCTAATCTGATCCAGCCACAGGATACCTATTCTAAGCGAACCTGATGAAGCTAATTCAGTCAGAAATACCGTTAATTCATAACAACTGTAGTTTCTCCAACACCTTTACAGTTTAAAACGAATAAAAAGGTCACCAAACAGTCACCTATTTTTCGGTGTAAAAAGGTTAAAtaatcagttaaaaaagaaataaattgtaGTCAATGTCACACAGAATTATGTCGACTCCGAAAATGCATGAACCGATTCTAACTCCCAGTCTACAATCCAAGGGCAAACTGACTCGATTCTTCGAGTCGGTTGAGGAATCGATTcctaaaatgcattatttgacCGGGCAATTTAGAAAATGTTTAATGCACAgaaactgttttattttaaatcaattccaaaatatttatttaatttctttagaTTTTAATATATATCGTTAACATGAGGGATGATCGCGCGTTTGTATTGGACTTTATATTACAAATAATCTGGAATGCAACACACATGCATGTCACTCTAATAAAAGCTGTAAATAAAACCATAGTTTTGAATATAATTCATCTTTCTGTGTccgatttgttttgtttttaaacataaagGCGTCAaacaaaaatctggaaaaagtttgtgaaccccctGCTCCGCTCAATCTCGGTCGCACGAAGAACTGGCCAATCACAGCGCGTTCTGACCTGGTGTGGGCGGGACTATATATAAGGGAACGTTTGATGTAGGTGGGGGTACCAAAGTTGCCCGGATATGAGGTGTCACGTAATTTTCTGCTCCGCCCTGATTTCTGCTCCTGGCTTCCTACTTCCTGTTTGGTGTTGTGTGTTGACGCGGTGGAGAGTAAATATCGATTAAACGTGGCAATGATCTGATTTATACAATAACAACTAATAATCTCATTTGTTTATGATTTATTACTGATTAATAACACTAATCACACCAGCAATCATGCAGTTTTCTCCCACCAACGGTGATTTTACCTTCGTTTCCTCCTCTGGAGCTGAAGGTAAATACAAcatcattcttttatttattaaatataataataatgaataatctaCATTACAGCTTTCTGTTTCTTTACTTTATTCTCTTTTCTTACTGGATATCATTAGATGTTCTGCTTATGCAAGACATGTATTATAGGGGaacaatatacatacagtgaatataaagaaagaaaatataaaactaaAACCTCACATCATATTTATAatcgttataataataatatttaattatattgtggTCAAACAGTGAGAAAGGGGGTGTATTTATTACACTATACTGAACGGaaccgtgacagtatacagtctaagcaaatgaaggttaagggcctcgcccaagggcccaacagtgacaacctggcagtggtggggcttgaaccagcaaccttctgaatactagtccagtactttaaccactaagctacagctgTATAACATCGATACCTGTTCTGTACAGTGGTGCATTTGCactgggacagtgggagcctagtgggtagagctttgggctatcaaccggaaaaCTGGCGGTTCAattccaggctctgctatgcagccactgttgggcccttgagcaaggcccttaaccctatctgctccaggggcgccgtacgatggctgaccctgcgctctgaccccagcttccaaacaagctgagatatgtgaagaaagaattttattgtacacgtgtatatgtatatacagtgtatcacaaaagtgagtacacccctcacatttctgcagataattaagtatatcttttcatgggacaacactgacaaaatgacactttgacacaatgaaaagtagtctgtgtgcagcttatataacagtgtaaatttattcttccctcaaaataactcaatatacagccattaatgtctaaaccaccggcaacaaaagtgagtacacccctaagaaactacacccctaaatgtccaaattgagctatgtcctatggtctgatgagaccaagattaatttgtttggttcagatggtctcaagcatgtgtggcggcaatcaggtgaggagtaaagtgataagtgtgtcatgcctacagtcaagcatggtggtgggaatgccatggtctggggctgcatgggtgcagcaggtgttggggagttacatttcattgagggacacatgaactccaatatgtactgtgaaatactgaagcagagcatgatcccctccctccggaaactgggtcgcagggcagtgttccagcatgatgatgaccccaaacacacctctaagacgaccactgctttattgaagaggctgagggtaaaggtgatggactggccaagcatgtctccagacctaaacccaatagaacatctttggggcatcctcaagcggaaggtggaggagcgcaaagtctcgaatatccgccagctccgtgatgtcgtcatggaggagtggaaaagcattccagtggcaacctgtgaagctctggtaaactccatgcccagtagagttaaggcagttctgggaaataatggtggccacacaaaatattgacacttcaggaactttcactaaggggtgtactcacttttgttgccggtggtttagacattaatggctgtatatttagttattttgagggaagaataaatttacactgttatatacagtgtatcacaaaagtgagtacacccctcacatttctgcagatatttaagtatatcttttcatgggacaacactgacaaaatgacactttgacacaatgaaaagtagtctgtgtgcagcttatataacagtgtaaatttattcttccctcaaaataactcaatatacagccattaatgtctaaaccaccggcaacaaaagtgagtacacccctaagaaactacacccctaaatgtccaaattgagcactgcttgtcattttccctccaaaatgtcatgtgatttgttagtgttactaggtctcaggtgtgcatagggagcaggtgtgttccatttagtagtacagctctcacactctctcatactggtcactgaaagttccaacatggcacctcatggcaaagaactctctgaggatcttaaaagacgaattgttgcgctacatgaagatggccaaggctacaagaagattgccaacaccctgaaactgagctgcagcacagtggccaagatcatccagcgttttaaaagagcagggtccactcagaacagacctcgcgttggtcgtccaaagaagctgagtgcacgtgctcagcgtcacatccaactgctgtctttgaaagataggcgcaggagtgctgtcagcattgctgcagagattgaaaaggtggggggtcagcctgtcagtgctcagaccatacgccgcacactacatcaaattggtctgcatggctgtcaccccagaaggaagcctcttctgaagtctctacacaagaaagcctgcaaacagtttgctgaagacatgtcaacaaaggacatggattactggaaccatgtcctataatctgatgagaccaagattaatttgtttggttcagatggtctcaagcatgtgtggcggcaatcaggtgaggagtacaaagataagtgtgtcatgcctacagtcaagcatggtggtgggaatgccatggtctggggctgcatgagtgcagcaggtgttggggagttacatttcattgagggacacatgaactccaatatgtactgtgaaatactgaagcagagcatgatcccctccctccggaaactgggtcgcagggcagtgttccagcatgataatgaccccaaacacacctctaagacgaccactgctttattgaagaggctgagggtaaaggtgatggactggccaagcatgtctccagacctaaacccaatagaacatctttggggcatcctcaagtggaaggtggaggagcgcaaagtctcgaatatccgccagctccatgatgtcgtcatggagaagtggaaaagcattccagtggcaacctgtgaagctctggtaaactccatgcccaggagagttaaggcagttctgggaaataatggtggccacacaaaatattgacacttcaggaactttcactaaggggtgtactcacttttgttgccggtggtttagacattaatggctgtatattgagttattttgagggaagaataaatttatgctgttatataagctgcacacagactacttttcattgtgtcaaagtgtcattttgtcagtgttgtcccatgaaaagatatacttaaatatctgcagaaatgtgaggggtgtactcacttttgtgatacactgtatgacaaataaagtatatctttcTATAGATATCTATCTTacggtgagggatctattagatgtttatGTGTTAAACGCAACAAATATGATCAGCATCAAGGCCTGAGGGACTTTGATAAGGACCAggttgttatatatacatagtcACACGACTGGTTTGAAGTATCTCCCAAACAGCAAGTGGTCCGACTAGAGGACATGAATCGAAACTGGACTTCGAAGCGATAGTAGAAGATACTAAAGGTCCTCCAAATCCTGTTTACTCCGAGATCATGTGGAGACCCGGGCACGTGTGTATCGTTTACCTGCTGAAGAGATGGAACCTCTTAAAGCTCGTattacataaagaaaatataataaaatcttCAGTAAACTGCACCTGGTTTCATTAGAACACTAAAGTCACAGAGCTGCAGCAAACACCTTcaacatcactccatcatccaCAAGTGGAACCGTCACGGAGCAGCACACAGGATCACACAGACTCCTGATAAGAAACACAAGATAGAAGCCGGCGGTCAGACGAAATGAGTTGCAGGACGagctgaaagcagcaggaacaacatcAAAGCTCCtctgctaaaaaaaaacaagcacaaatatGAGATGATTTTTAGTCAGAACCTTGCttagatgaaacaaaaataaaagcattttgtgaTCATTCCGCTGCTCATGTTCGACACTAACAGCGCTGGTTTCTGTGTGCAGAGCTGAGCGGGACGATCGATACCCCAGACGTTAAACTCAACATGGGTGGCGACAGCTCCAAAGACGCCTACGCTGCCAGCTTCCTCCGACAGAGGGGTTACGGCTGGCTGCTGGAGGTAGAGGAGGACGAGGCCGAAGAGATGAAACCATTACTGTGAGTACTGGAGCTTCTGTAAAGATCTTAAAtagatctaatagatccctcaccctcacacacacacacaccagcgctACAGTACAGGAGCGTTTTGAGGGTTGGTAGATCAgcagtgtgtgtattttgacGTGTTTGTTGTGTGTTGGTACCAGGGAGGAGCTGGACATCGATCTGAAGGACATCTACTATAAGATCCGCTGTGTGCTGATGCCCATGCCCTCGCTGGGATTCAACAGGCAGGTGGTGAGAGATAATCCCGACTTCTGGGGGCCGCTGGCCGTCGTTCTGCTCTTCTCCATGATCTCCATCTACGGACAGTTCCGGGTGAGCGCTCACTAACATACAGAcacaggcagagctgggattgaaACACAGCCCGTTGGGGAGTTAGGGAGGTTTATCATGTGAAGCatgggccaaaatcccaaacacagcaaaaaccatcataaccgctgcttaccttagcttctgttcttccagatgctattacatttataagcgtgcgtcccattaggaacagaatccgttattttgtaaatgtgcttataattaaaaacctccaaacttttcccggtggtgaagtaaaacaggaagtggttagaaagccgatcgagcgtttcattaccacgtcatctgtgtgacgcaaaccgaataaatgcaaataacagcatttcttactaacaattacaatcagaagctctgattggttcagaaagcgtctttcaaccatcagcaccgattctgtaggagcgttccgttcaccccggtcgttcctgtgaagtgcactacgtagggtactccaccattttaagtgagattctgatccaaaggtaacgagaatgttcaaatgaagtgaacttcagactgtgtagggagtagggagcgacgcttcatcactacaccggaagctgctggaacatttacacattgtgtgtgttgtgggttaaggcggccggagcgttattattattattattattattattattattattattattattagagagcagaatatttataataatattgtatataattgtcacacgtaactaatgttaacacatgctgatggagagactcttgttgtttacgagtcgagtctgaagtcactgtgtgGGACGCAGACTCGAGTTCCCATctctggtgtctgtgtgtgtgtgtgtatgtgtgtgtatggaagCTCGTTTTGTTTCACAC is a genomic window containing:
- the yipf4 gene encoding protein YIPF4 — translated: MQFSPTNGDFTFVSSSGAEELSGTIDTPDVKLNMGGDSSKDAYAASFLRQRGYGWLLEVEEDEAEEMKPLLEELDIDLKDIYYKIRCVLMPMPSLGFNRQVVRDNPDFWGPLAVVLLFSMISIYGQFRVVSWIITIWIFGSLTIFLLARVLGGEVSYGQVLGVIGYSLLPLIVIAPVLLIIGGFEIVSTLIKLGGVFWAAYSAASLLVGDEFKTKKPLLIYPIFLLYIYFLSLYTGV